One Desmodus rotundus isolate HL8 chromosome 4, HLdesRot8A.1, whole genome shotgun sequence DNA segment encodes these proteins:
- the SUV39H2 gene encoding histone-lysine N-methyltransferase SUV39H2 isoform X2, protein MAAAGAEAREVFVYLMCGARQLFFQCGPETPKGWTPLLKDTCIYGGQDMEYYLVKWKGWPDSTNTWEPLQNLKCPLLLQQFSNDKHNYLSRVKKGRAVTLNNNKALKPAIAEYIVKKAKQRIALQRWQDELNRRKNHKGMIFVENTVDLEGPPSDFYYINEYKPTPGISLVNEATFGCSCTDCFLEKCCPAEAGVLLAYNKNQQIKIPPGTPIYECNSRCQCGPDCPNRIVQKGTQYSLCIFRTSNGCGWGVKTLVKIKRMSFVMEYVGEVITSEEAERRGQLYDNKGITYLFDLDYESDEFTVDAARYGNVSHFVNHSCDPNLQVFNVFIDNLDTRLPRIALFSTRTINAGEELTFDYQMKGSGDISSDSIDYSPAKKRVRTVCRCGAVTCRGYLN, encoded by the exons tgtttgtgtatttaatgtgtggtgcaagacaactcttcttccagtgtggcccagagacgccaaaaggttggacacccctgctaaagGATACCTGCATCTACGGTGGCCAA gATATGGAATATTATCTTGTAAAATGGAAAGGATGGCCAGATTCTACAAATACTTGGGAACCTTTGCAAAATCTCAAGTGCCCATTACTACTTCAGCAATTCTCTAATGACAAGCATAATTATTTATCTCGGGTAAAGAAAGGCAGAGCAGTAACTCTAAACAATAACAAAGCTTTGAAACCTGCCATTGCTGAATACATTGTAAAGAAGGCTAAACAAAGGATAGCTCTGCAGAGATGGCAAGATGaactcaacagaagaaaaaatcataaaggaatgatttttgttgaaaatactgTTGACTTAGAGGGCCCACCTTCAGACTTCTACTACATTAATGAATACAAACCCACTCCTGGAATCAGCTTAGTAAATGAAGCCACCTTTGGTTGTTCATGCACAGACTGCTTCTTGGAGAAATGTTGTCCTGCTGAAGCTGGAGTTCTTTTGGCTTATAATAAAAACCAACAAATTAAAATCCCACCCGGTACTCCCATTTATGAATGCAACTCAAGATGTCAATGTGGACCTGACTGTCCCAATAGGATTGTACAAAAAGGCACACAGTATTCACTTTGCATCTTTCGAACTAGCAATGGCTGTGGCTGGGGTGTAAAGACccttgtgaagattaaaagaatGAGTTTTGTCATGGAATATGTTGGAGAG gtgatCACAAGTGAAGAAGCTGAGAGACGGGGGCAGTTATATGACAACAAAGGAATCACATATCTCTTTGATCTGGACTATGAATCTGATGAATTCACAGTGGATGCAGCTCGATACGGAAATGTATCTCATTTTGTGAATCACAGT TGTGATCCAAATCTTCAGGTGTTCAATGTTTTCATTGATAACCTTGATACCCGTCTTCCCCGGATAGCGTTATTCTCCACAAGAACCATAAATGCTGGAGAAGAGCTTACTTTCGATTATCAAATGAAAG GTTCTGGAGACATATCTTCAGATTCTATTGACTACAGCCCAGCCAAAAAGCGAGTGAGAACTGTGTGCAGATGTGGAGCTGTGACTTGCAGGGGTTACCTCAACTGA
- the SUV39H2 gene encoding histone-lysine N-methyltransferase SUV39H2 isoform X3: MCGARQLFFQCGPETPKGWTPLLKDTCIYGGQDMEYYLVKWKGWPDSTNTWEPLQNLKCPLLLQQFSNDKHNYLSRVKKGRAVTLNNNKALKPAIAEYIVKKAKQRIALQRWQDELNRRKNHKGMIFVENTVDLEGPPSDFYYINEYKPTPGISLVNEATFGCSCTDCFLEKCCPAEAGVLLAYNKNQQIKIPPGTPIYECNSRCQCGPDCPNRIVQKGTQYSLCIFRTSNGCGWGVKTLVKIKRMSFVMEYVGEVITSEEAERRGQLYDNKGITYLFDLDYESDEFTVDAARYGNVSHFVNHSCDPNLQVFNVFIDNLDTRLPRIALFSTRTINAGEELTFDYQMKGSGDISSDSIDYSPAKKRVRTVCRCGAVTCRGYLN, translated from the exons atgtgtggtgcaagacaactcttcttccagtgtggcccagagacgccaaaaggttggacacccctgctaaagGATACCTGCATCTACGGTGGCCAA gATATGGAATATTATCTTGTAAAATGGAAAGGATGGCCAGATTCTACAAATACTTGGGAACCTTTGCAAAATCTCAAGTGCCCATTACTACTTCAGCAATTCTCTAATGACAAGCATAATTATTTATCTCGGGTAAAGAAAGGCAGAGCAGTAACTCTAAACAATAACAAAGCTTTGAAACCTGCCATTGCTGAATACATTGTAAAGAAGGCTAAACAAAGGATAGCTCTGCAGAGATGGCAAGATGaactcaacagaagaaaaaatcataaaggaatgatttttgttgaaaatactgTTGACTTAGAGGGCCCACCTTCAGACTTCTACTACATTAATGAATACAAACCCACTCCTGGAATCAGCTTAGTAAATGAAGCCACCTTTGGTTGTTCATGCACAGACTGCTTCTTGGAGAAATGTTGTCCTGCTGAAGCTGGAGTTCTTTTGGCTTATAATAAAAACCAACAAATTAAAATCCCACCCGGTACTCCCATTTATGAATGCAACTCAAGATGTCAATGTGGACCTGACTGTCCCAATAGGATTGTACAAAAAGGCACACAGTATTCACTTTGCATCTTTCGAACTAGCAATGGCTGTGGCTGGGGTGTAAAGACccttgtgaagattaaaagaatGAGTTTTGTCATGGAATATGTTGGAGAG gtgatCACAAGTGAAGAAGCTGAGAGACGGGGGCAGTTATATGACAACAAAGGAATCACATATCTCTTTGATCTGGACTATGAATCTGATGAATTCACAGTGGATGCAGCTCGATACGGAAATGTATCTCATTTTGTGAATCACAGT TGTGATCCAAATCTTCAGGTGTTCAATGTTTTCATTGATAACCTTGATACCCGTCTTCCCCGGATAGCGTTATTCTCCACAAGAACCATAAATGCTGGAGAAGAGCTTACTTTCGATTATCAAATGAAAG GTTCTGGAGACATATCTTCAGATTCTATTGACTACAGCCCAGCCAAAAAGCGAGTGAGAACTGTGTGCAGATGTGGAGCTGTGACTTGCAGGGGTTACCTCAACTGA
- the SUV39H2 gene encoding histone-lysine N-methyltransferase SUV39H2 isoform X6, with protein sequence MEYYLVKWKGWPDSTNTWEPLQNLKCPLLLQQFSNDKHNYLSRVKKGRAVTLNNNKALKPAIAEYIVKKAKQRIALQRWQDELNRRKNHKGMIFVENTVDLEGPPSDFYYINEYKPTPGISLVNEATFGCSCTDCFLEKCCPAEAGVLLAYNKNQQIKIPPGTPIYECNSRCQCGPDCPNRIVQKGTQYSLCIFRTSNGCGWGVKTLVKIKRMSFVMEYVGEVITSEEAERRGQLYDNKGITYLFDLDYESDEFTVDAARYGNVSHFVNHSCDPNLQVFNVFIDNLDTRLPRIALFSTRTINAGEELTFDYQMKGSGDISSDSIDYSPAKKRVRTVCRCGAVTCRGYLN encoded by the exons ATGGAATATTATCTTGTAAAATGGAAAGGATGGCCAGATTCTACAAATACTTGGGAACCTTTGCAAAATCTCAAGTGCCCATTACTACTTCAGCAATTCTCTAATGACAAGCATAATTATTTATCTCGGGTAAAGAAAGGCAGAGCAGTAACTCTAAACAATAACAAAGCTTTGAAACCTGCCATTGCTGAATACATTGTAAAGAAGGCTAAACAAAGGATAGCTCTGCAGAGATGGCAAGATGaactcaacagaagaaaaaatcataaaggaatgatttttgttgaaaatactgTTGACTTAGAGGGCCCACCTTCAGACTTCTACTACATTAATGAATACAAACCCACTCCTGGAATCAGCTTAGTAAATGAAGCCACCTTTGGTTGTTCATGCACAGACTGCTTCTTGGAGAAATGTTGTCCTGCTGAAGCTGGAGTTCTTTTGGCTTATAATAAAAACCAACAAATTAAAATCCCACCCGGTACTCCCATTTATGAATGCAACTCAAGATGTCAATGTGGACCTGACTGTCCCAATAGGATTGTACAAAAAGGCACACAGTATTCACTTTGCATCTTTCGAACTAGCAATGGCTGTGGCTGGGGTGTAAAGACccttgtgaagattaaaagaatGAGTTTTGTCATGGAATATGTTGGAGAG gtgatCACAAGTGAAGAAGCTGAGAGACGGGGGCAGTTATATGACAACAAAGGAATCACATATCTCTTTGATCTGGACTATGAATCTGATGAATTCACAGTGGATGCAGCTCGATACGGAAATGTATCTCATTTTGTGAATCACAGT TGTGATCCAAATCTTCAGGTGTTCAATGTTTTCATTGATAACCTTGATACCCGTCTTCCCCGGATAGCGTTATTCTCCACAAGAACCATAAATGCTGGAGAAGAGCTTACTTTCGATTATCAAATGAAAG GTTCTGGAGACATATCTTCAGATTCTATTGACTACAGCCCAGCCAAAAAGCGAGTGAGAACTGTGTGCAGATGTGGAGCTGTGACTTGCAGGGGTTACCTCAACTGA
- the SUV39H2 gene encoding histone-lysine N-methyltransferase SUV39H2 isoform X5, with protein MIMDMEYYLVKWKGWPDSTNTWEPLQNLKCPLLLQQFSNDKHNYLSRVKKGRAVTLNNNKALKPAIAEYIVKKAKQRIALQRWQDELNRRKNHKGMIFVENTVDLEGPPSDFYYINEYKPTPGISLVNEATFGCSCTDCFLEKCCPAEAGVLLAYNKNQQIKIPPGTPIYECNSRCQCGPDCPNRIVQKGTQYSLCIFRTSNGCGWGVKTLVKIKRMSFVMEYVGEVITSEEAERRGQLYDNKGITYLFDLDYESDEFTVDAARYGNVSHFVNHSCDPNLQVFNVFIDNLDTRLPRIALFSTRTINAGEELTFDYQMKGSGDISSDSIDYSPAKKRVRTVCRCGAVTCRGYLN; from the exons gATATGGAATATTATCTTGTAAAATGGAAAGGATGGCCAGATTCTACAAATACTTGGGAACCTTTGCAAAATCTCAAGTGCCCATTACTACTTCAGCAATTCTCTAATGACAAGCATAATTATTTATCTCGGGTAAAGAAAGGCAGAGCAGTAACTCTAAACAATAACAAAGCTTTGAAACCTGCCATTGCTGAATACATTGTAAAGAAGGCTAAACAAAGGATAGCTCTGCAGAGATGGCAAGATGaactcaacagaagaaaaaatcataaaggaatgatttttgttgaaaatactgTTGACTTAGAGGGCCCACCTTCAGACTTCTACTACATTAATGAATACAAACCCACTCCTGGAATCAGCTTAGTAAATGAAGCCACCTTTGGTTGTTCATGCACAGACTGCTTCTTGGAGAAATGTTGTCCTGCTGAAGCTGGAGTTCTTTTGGCTTATAATAAAAACCAACAAATTAAAATCCCACCCGGTACTCCCATTTATGAATGCAACTCAAGATGTCAATGTGGACCTGACTGTCCCAATAGGATTGTACAAAAAGGCACACAGTATTCACTTTGCATCTTTCGAACTAGCAATGGCTGTGGCTGGGGTGTAAAGACccttgtgaagattaaaagaatGAGTTTTGTCATGGAATATGTTGGAGAG gtgatCACAAGTGAAGAAGCTGAGAGACGGGGGCAGTTATATGACAACAAAGGAATCACATATCTCTTTGATCTGGACTATGAATCTGATGAATTCACAGTGGATGCAGCTCGATACGGAAATGTATCTCATTTTGTGAATCACAGT TGTGATCCAAATCTTCAGGTGTTCAATGTTTTCATTGATAACCTTGATACCCGTCTTCCCCGGATAGCGTTATTCTCCACAAGAACCATAAATGCTGGAGAAGAGCTTACTTTCGATTATCAAATGAAAG GTTCTGGAGACATATCTTCAGATTCTATTGACTACAGCCCAGCCAAAAAGCGAGTGAGAACTGTGTGCAGATGTGGAGCTGTGACTTGCAGGGGTTACCTCAACTGA